The following coding sequences are from one Comamonas koreensis window:
- a CDS encoding MFS transporter, whose amino-acid sequence MKNKQTTTSAAAPSSAAPAATLSPAVLLLMATACGLCAGANYFNQPLLNSIAHALQVSESTAGILVTCAQVSYAIGLLFLVPLGDMLERRKLTVGLMLLAAIGLLVSGFAGLMPSPFTALVLGTLVTGLFSVAAQVLVPMAASLAPRESSGRAVGLVMSGLLTGILLSRTVAGLLSAVGGWSLVYKAGGIAMVLVALALYRVLPKVAHSGPRLPYGQVLGSMATLIRTQPRLRTRTLLGGLAFASVSVLFSTMALMLGGPEHGLSDSSIGLIGLSGVAGALMANAAGRLVDKGLERPTTAFSVLLLVVNWALLWYSQHSVFLFIVGMLVIELALQGTHICNQNVIYRLAPEARSRINACYMTGYFIGASAGSAIGAWAWHHGGWTGACIAGTVLALLNVAALLADRRLSHPGAVASATDAA is encoded by the coding sequence GTGAAAAATAAACAAACAACAACCTCTGCCGCCGCACCCTCCTCGGCAGCGCCTGCTGCAACGCTCAGCCCTGCCGTCTTGCTGCTGATGGCCACAGCCTGCGGCCTCTGCGCCGGCGCCAATTACTTCAACCAACCGCTGCTCAACTCCATCGCCCATGCGCTGCAGGTGAGCGAGAGCACGGCCGGCATTCTGGTCACCTGCGCGCAGGTGTCGTATGCGATTGGCCTGCTGTTTCTGGTGCCGCTGGGCGATATGCTCGAGCGCCGCAAACTGACCGTGGGCCTGATGCTGCTCGCGGCGATCGGCCTGCTGGTCAGCGGCTTTGCCGGCCTGATGCCCTCACCGTTCACAGCCTTGGTGCTGGGCACCTTGGTCACGGGTCTCTTCTCGGTCGCGGCCCAGGTGCTGGTGCCGATGGCCGCCAGCCTGGCCCCGCGTGAGTCAAGTGGCCGCGCCGTCGGCCTGGTGATGAGCGGCCTGCTCACCGGCATTTTGCTCTCGCGCACAGTCGCCGGACTCCTGTCGGCCGTGGGCGGATGGAGCCTGGTCTACAAGGCGGGCGGCATCGCGATGGTGCTGGTGGCGCTGGCCCTCTACCGGGTGCTGCCCAAGGTGGCACACAGCGGCCCACGCCTGCCTTATGGCCAGGTGCTGGGCAGCATGGCCACCTTGATACGCACCCAGCCCCGCCTGCGCACCCGCACCTTGCTGGGGGGCCTGGCCTTTGCATCGGTCAGTGTGCTGTTCTCGACGATGGCCCTGATGCTCGGCGGCCCCGAGCACGGCCTGAGCGATTCGTCGATCGGCCTCATTGGCCTGTCGGGTGTAGCCGGCGCCTTGATGGCCAATGCCGCGGGCCGCCTGGTCGACAAAGGCCTGGAGCGCCCGACCACCGCCTTCTCGGTGCTGCTGCTGGTCGTCAACTGGGCGCTGCTGTGGTACAGCCAGCATTCGGTGTTCCTGTTCATCGTCGGCATGCTGGTGATCGAGCTGGCGCTGCAAGGCACCCACATCTGCAACCAGAACGTCATCTACCGCCTGGCACCCGAGGCGCGCTCGCGCATCAACGCCTGCTATATGACGGGCTACTTTATCGGCGCATCGGCTGGCTCGGCCATCGGCGCCTGGGCCTGGCACCACGGCGGCTGGACGGGTGCCTGCATCGCTGGCACGGTGCTGGCCCTGCTCAATGTGGCGGCCCTGCTGGCGGACCGCAGATTGTCGCATCCGGGCGCCGTGGCCTCTGCCACCGACGCGGCATAA
- a CDS encoding YeeE/YedE family protein, whose amino-acid sequence MSLDLSAFTPLAALAGGALIGLAAVLLVLFNGRIAGISGIVAALLPPRLQRGAWRLAFVLGLLAAPWIYQWFAPLPAASSSAAWPLLVLAGLLVGIGTRLGSGCTSGHGVCGLSRLSLRSLVATLVFMATGFATVFVVRHLL is encoded by the coding sequence ATGTCGCTCGATCTGTCTGCCTTTACGCCCCTGGCCGCCCTCGCAGGCGGTGCCTTGATTGGTCTGGCTGCCGTGCTACTGGTGCTGTTCAATGGCCGTATTGCGGGCATCAGCGGCATCGTGGCCGCACTGCTGCCGCCACGCCTGCAGCGCGGCGCCTGGCGATTGGCATTTGTGCTTGGCCTGCTGGCAGCCCCATGGATTTACCAGTGGTTTGCGCCCTTGCCAGCGGCCAGCAGCTCTGCAGCCTGGCCACTGCTGGTGCTGGCCGGCCTGCTTGTGGGCATAGGCACGCGCCTGGGTTCGGGCTGCACCAGTGGGCATGGGGTCTGCGGGCTCTCCCGCCTGTCGCTGCGCTCCCTGGTGGCCACCCTGGTCTTTATGGCCACCGGTTTCGCGACGGTGTTTGTAGTGCGCCACCTTCTATAA
- a CDS encoding DUF6691 family protein — protein sequence MTILIAALAGLVFGLGLLVSGMADPQKVLAFLDLAGPWDPSLALVMGGAIALGLPGFALARRRSRSLLGEPMQLPARQAVDAPLLIGSALFGIGWGLAGYCPGPALLGTAAGMGSAAIFSAAMLAGMLLFGLWSKRS from the coding sequence ATGACTATCCTGATCGCGGCCCTTGCAGGCCTGGTCTTTGGCCTGGGCCTGCTGGTGTCCGGCATGGCCGATCCGCAGAAGGTGCTGGCTTTTCTCGATCTGGCAGGCCCCTGGGACCCGTCGCTGGCGCTGGTGATGGGCGGCGCGATAGCGCTGGGTCTGCCCGGTTTTGCACTGGCGCGCCGGCGCAGCCGCAGCCTGCTGGGCGAGCCCATGCAGCTGCCTGCACGCCAAGCGGTTGATGCACCGCTGCTGATCGGCTCGGCGCTATTTGGCATCGGCTGGGGCCTGGCCGGCTACTGCCCAGGCCCGGCACTGCTGGGCACGGCGGCGGGCATGGGCTCGGCGGCGATCTTCAGTGCGGCGATGCTGGCGGGCATGCTGTTGTTTGGGCTGTGGTCCAAGAGGTCTTGA
- a CDS encoding YdgA family protein, which translates to MKKLGIGIAAAVAVLAAGGATTGYLVGNNIEQGFATAAKEWSKPPLLVQVQDYQKGIFSSTAQTLWTVDTGEEKLQFTAQHAISHGPLPIAHLAEIVSTFAINPDAPPEWVVAFKDKAPLVWKSKVGWSKNTQNEVTSPAFNGEFGADKLAFGGFKSDFEMSSDFSRIKGDASMPSLLVQSKPGEEDDGQASEMLMSGNIMRFDMHQPTGQEFMVGSLQWDLASLKVTPKNGDAPAELAGLKMVADTQLAAEVVNTTINTSVKSFVQKDHKIDDIAVDLGLHNLDAGWLNQFTKESQKIQGDPQAMQMLLMQGMQQLLARKPELEVKRISWRTAEGTAEVAASLAYQGDSSKPLNPMMDFKAMLRLDMPKPVLQSLYAGKVRETYLLENEDAELDEKQLASVVQEDVNARLSGLVQAGLLVENSDRMTSQLQWADGKLQANGKPLDQNGMMGLLSAMP; encoded by the coding sequence ATGAAAAAACTAGGCATCGGCATTGCCGCAGCCGTGGCCGTGCTGGCCGCAGGCGGCGCCACCACAGGCTACCTGGTCGGCAACAACATCGAGCAAGGTTTTGCGACCGCCGCCAAGGAGTGGAGCAAGCCGCCGCTGCTGGTGCAGGTGCAGGACTACCAGAAGGGCATTTTCTCGTCGACCGCGCAAACGCTGTGGACGGTGGACACCGGTGAAGAAAAGCTGCAGTTCACCGCCCAGCACGCCATCAGCCACGGCCCGCTGCCGATTGCGCACCTGGCAGAAATCGTCTCCACCTTTGCCATCAATCCCGATGCCCCGCCCGAGTGGGTGGTGGCCTTCAAGGACAAGGCGCCTCTGGTCTGGAAGAGCAAGGTGGGCTGGTCCAAGAACACCCAGAACGAGGTGACATCGCCGGCATTCAATGGCGAATTTGGCGCGGACAAGCTCGCCTTTGGCGGCTTCAAGTCAGACTTCGAGATGTCCTCCGATTTCAGCCGCATCAAGGGCGATGCATCGATGCCCAGCCTGCTGGTGCAAAGCAAGCCCGGCGAAGAAGACGACGGCCAGGCCTCCGAGATGCTGATGAGCGGCAACATCATGCGCTTTGACATGCACCAGCCCACGGGCCAGGAGTTCATGGTGGGCAGCCTCCAGTGGGACCTGGCCAGCCTCAAGGTCACGCCCAAGAACGGCGATGCCCCGGCAGAGCTGGCGGGGCTGAAGATGGTGGCCGACACGCAGCTGGCAGCCGAGGTGGTCAACACCACCATCAATACCTCGGTCAAATCCTTTGTACAAAAGGACCACAAGATCGACGACATCGCCGTCGACCTGGGTCTGCACAACCTGGACGCGGGCTGGCTGAACCAGTTCACCAAAGAGTCGCAGAAGATCCAGGGCGATCCGCAGGCCATGCAGATGCTGCTGATGCAGGGCATGCAGCAGCTGCTGGCGCGCAAGCCCGAGCTGGAAGTCAAGCGCATCAGCTGGCGCACCGCCGAAGGCACGGCCGAGGTGGCGGCCTCGCTGGCCTACCAGGGTGACTCCAGCAAGCCCCTGAACCCAATGATGGACTTCAAGGCCATGCTGCGCCTGGACATGCCCAAGCCCGTGCTGCAGTCCCTGTATGCCGGCAAGGTGCGCGAGACCTACCTGCTGGAGAACGAGGACGCCGAGCTTGATGAAAAGCAACTCGCCAGCGTCGTGCAAGAAGATGTCAATGCCCGCCTAAGCGGTCTGGTGCAGGCCGGCTTGCTGGTCGAAAACAGCGACCGCATGACGTCTCAGCTGCAATGGGCTGACGGCAAGCTGCAAGCCAATGGCAAGCCACTGGACCAGAACGGGATGATGGGTCTGTTGTCCGCGATGCCTTGA
- a CDS encoding M23 family metallopeptidase, producing MPDPARPTDSPGLQRRLLLQAGSGLLLLPWLHGAQAAATDGWPADARVPGGVARLSLGPAAERPQAFAGDIPLLVLGDAIEWTALVGIPLSAPTGAAEIRLHTASGPRSIPYTVRDKKYSEQRLKVAPKTVDLSAADNVRYERERYHQQTVMATFSTPLPAQMQLPVPVPGRRSSSFGLRRVFNGQSRNPHSGMDIAAATGTPVKAPVDGKIIDVGDYFFNGHTIWMDHGGGFLTMYCHLSATQVTVGQSVRAGEVIGKVGATGRVTGPHLHWGVMLNRSMVDPALFLTA from the coding sequence ATGCCAGACCCTGCCCGCCCAACCGACTCCCCAGGCCTGCAGCGCCGCCTTTTGCTGCAAGCTGGCAGCGGCCTTTTGCTGCTGCCCTGGCTGCACGGCGCGCAGGCAGCGGCCACCGATGGCTGGCCCGCTGACGCGCGCGTTCCCGGTGGCGTAGCGCGCCTGTCGCTGGGCCCGGCGGCCGAGCGGCCCCAGGCCTTTGCGGGCGATATACCGCTGCTGGTGCTGGGTGACGCCATCGAATGGACAGCGCTGGTCGGCATACCGCTGTCGGCCCCCACCGGCGCCGCAGAGATCCGGCTGCATACGGCCAGCGGCCCACGCAGTATCCCCTACACGGTGCGCGACAAGAAGTACAGCGAGCAGCGCCTCAAGGTCGCCCCCAAGACGGTCGATCTGTCTGCCGCCGACAATGTCCGCTATGAACGCGAACGTTACCACCAACAAACAGTGATGGCCACCTTCAGCACGCCGCTGCCCGCGCAGATGCAGCTGCCCGTGCCGGTGCCCGGCCGGCGCTCGAGCTCCTTCGGGTTGCGCCGCGTCTTCAATGGCCAGTCGCGCAATCCGCACAGCGGCATGGACATCGCCGCAGCCACCGGCACGCCCGTCAAGGCACCGGTCGATGGCAAGATCATCGATGTGGGTGACTACTTCTTCAACGGCCACACCATCTGGATGGACCATGGTGGCGGCTTTCTGACGATGTACTGCCACCTGAGCGCGACCCAGGTCACGGTGGGCCAGAGCGTGCGCGCTGGCGAAGTGATCGGCAAGGTCGGCGCGACCGGCCGGGTCACAGGCCCGCACCTGCATTGGGGCGTGATGCTCAACCGCAGCATGGTCGACCCGGCCCTCTTCCTCACCGCCTGA
- a CDS encoding MFS transporter encodes MPATTHSAPPPLLRDQHSGFLVFLIARVFAVGATQIQAVVVAWQVYDLTRNPMALAFVGLAQFIPMLLLLLPAGELIDRLPRKKVLATSWALGSVCSALLLWLSGHGHAGVAGIYAVLVLYGATRAFSGPSLQSLLPQLVPMALLPKAIATNSVVMRCSAIGAPMLGGFLYAAGGAVWTYAVCMLAFAIGTALLLRVQVLYAAPKAAAEPGAARDTIWQRFGAGIRFIFGRPMVLGTISLDLFAVLLGGVVALLPIYAHEVLHTGPEGLGLLRSAMAMGEVCAGLYLSSRPFGTQVGRRMMLAVAVFGIANLVFSLSHWLWLSCLALAVAGAADMVSVYVRGSLLQFATPDNMRGRVNAVNMLFIGSSNELGEFRAGSSAALLGAVPAAVAGGLCSLLVVGLWTRLFPSLWKVNRFEDAQHQSAGR; translated from the coding sequence ATGCCAGCGACCACCCACTCCGCCCCTCCGCCGCTGCTGCGCGACCAGCACAGCGGCTTTCTCGTTTTTCTGATCGCGCGCGTCTTTGCCGTGGGTGCCACCCAGATCCAGGCCGTGGTCGTCGCCTGGCAGGTCTATGACTTGACGCGCAACCCCATGGCGCTGGCCTTTGTCGGCCTGGCGCAGTTCATCCCGATGCTCCTGCTGCTGCTGCCTGCCGGCGAGCTGATCGACCGGCTGCCACGCAAGAAGGTGCTGGCCACCAGCTGGGCGCTGGGCAGTGTCTGCAGCGCGCTGCTGCTGTGGCTGTCGGGCCATGGCCATGCCGGGGTCGCAGGCATCTATGCGGTGCTGGTGCTGTATGGCGCCACGCGCGCCTTCTCGGGCCCATCGCTGCAAAGCCTGCTGCCGCAGCTGGTGCCGATGGCGCTGCTGCCCAAGGCCATTGCCACCAACAGCGTGGTAATGCGCTGCTCGGCCATTGGCGCGCCGATGCTGGGCGGCTTTTTGTACGCCGCTGGCGGGGCCGTGTGGACCTATGCGGTCTGCATGCTGGCCTTTGCAATTGGCACCGCGCTACTGCTGCGCGTCCAGGTGCTGTATGCGGCGCCCAAGGCCGCTGCCGAGCCAGGCGCCGCGCGCGACACGATCTGGCAGCGCTTTGGCGCGGGCATCCGCTTTATCTTTGGCCGCCCCATGGTGCTGGGCACCATCTCGCTCGATCTGTTTGCCGTGCTGCTGGGCGGCGTGGTGGCGCTGCTGCCCATCTACGCCCATGAGGTGCTGCACACCGGACCCGAAGGCCTGGGCCTGCTGCGCAGCGCCATGGCGATGGGCGAAGTCTGCGCCGGCCTCTACCTCAGCAGCCGCCCCTTTGGCACCCAGGTGGGCCGGCGCATGATGCTGGCCGTGGCCGTGTTTGGCATTGCCAACCTGGTGTTCTCGCTGTCGCACTGGCTGTGGCTGTCCTGCCTGGCGCTGGCCGTCGCTGGCGCGGCCGACATGGTCAGTGTCTATGTACGCGGATCGCTGCTGCAATTTGCCACGCCCGACAACATGCGCGGCCGCGTCAATGCCGTCAACATGCTGTTTATCGGCTCGTCCAATGAGCTGGGTGAATTCCGCGCTGGCAGCAGCGCTGCCCTGCTGGGCGCAGTTCCCGCAGCGGTGGCGGGCGGCCTGTGCTCGCTCCTGGTGGTGGGGCTGTGGACGCGGCTCTTCCCCAGCCTGTGGAAAGTGAACCGCTTCGAAGACGCGCAGCACCAGTCTGCGGGCCGCTAA
- a CDS encoding M20 aminoacylase family protein, whose product MYLDQDNAPNINQLTAFRRDLHMHPELKYEENRTADKIAAYLTALGIPMVRGLGTTGIVASIYGQGRDAANPGPAIGIRADMDALPVQETNQFGHISQYPGRMHACGHDGHTTMVMGAAELLAGRRDFDGTVHLIFQPGEEGGAGARAMMQDGLFTQFPCQAVFALHNWPALPQGQMGVRVGPIMAAALRFEIVVRGRGGHAALPHTTVDPIPVACSIVGQLQTLVSRGTDPLDAAVLTVGKIESGTVENIIPDEARIYGTCRNLTLASQQFLIDGLHRVSGHIAEAHFASAEVIIKPGYPNTTNHRKEALFMGEVMREMVGNTNAHTDVLPAMTAEDFGFMLEEVPGAYGWIGNGSDGQPGVGLHNPGYDFNDNNIALGAKFWDRLARRWFATQAQR is encoded by the coding sequence ATGTACCTCGACCAAGACAACGCCCCCAACATCAACCAGCTCACTGCATTTCGCCGCGATCTGCACATGCACCCGGAGCTGAAGTACGAAGAAAACCGCACCGCCGACAAGATCGCGGCCTATCTGACGGCGCTGGGCATCCCCATGGTGCGGGGCCTGGGCACCACCGGCATTGTGGCCAGCATTTACGGCCAGGGGCGCGATGCCGCCAACCCCGGGCCTGCCATCGGTATCCGCGCCGACATGGATGCGCTGCCGGTGCAGGAAACCAACCAGTTTGGCCACATCAGCCAGTACCCGGGCCGCATGCATGCCTGCGGCCACGACGGCCACACGACGATGGTGATGGGGGCCGCTGAGCTGCTCGCTGGCCGGCGTGATTTCGATGGCACGGTGCACCTGATCTTTCAACCCGGTGAAGAAGGCGGCGCAGGCGCGCGCGCGATGATGCAGGACGGGCTGTTTACCCAGTTCCCCTGCCAGGCCGTGTTTGCATTGCACAACTGGCCCGCGCTGCCGCAGGGCCAGATGGGGGTGCGCGTGGGGCCCATCATGGCAGCTGCGCTGCGCTTTGAGATTGTGGTGCGTGGCCGGGGCGGCCATGCGGCACTGCCCCATACGACAGTGGACCCGATCCCGGTGGCCTGCTCCATCGTCGGCCAGTTGCAGACCCTGGTCTCGCGCGGCACTGATCCCTTGGATGCTGCGGTGCTGACCGTGGGCAAGATCGAGTCGGGCACGGTGGAGAACATCATCCCGGATGAGGCCCGTATCTACGGCACCTGCCGCAACCTGACGCTGGCCTCGCAGCAGTTCCTGATCGACGGCCTGCACCGGGTCTCCGGCCACATCGCCGAGGCGCATTTTGCCAGCGCCGAAGTGATCATCAAGCCCGGTTACCCCAACACGACCAACCACCGCAAGGAGGCGCTGTTCATGGGCGAGGTGATGCGCGAGATGGTTGGCAACACCAACGCCCACACCGATGTGCTGCCGGCGATGACAGCCGAGGACTTTGGCTTCATGCTCGAAGAAGTACCCGGTGCCTATGGCTGGATCGGCAACGGCTCCGATGGCCAGCCCGGCGTTGGCTTGCACAACCCGGGCTATGATTTCAACGACAACAATATCGCCCTGGGCGCCAAGTTCTGGGATCGCCTGGCACGCCGCTGGTTTGCGACCCAGGCACAGCGCTAA
- a CDS encoding DUF2242 domain-containing protein produces the protein MALSVSGCGSLDREADSHRYNVVAHETFGSSATYSRLFDAPPERACEAARRALLSQGYLINVSKGKEVEGQKSFQPATDNHQIITIRVVCAADSKDGKVTLGFVSALKDTYNLKKSSNSASVGVGALGSLSLPFSAGNDSMVKVGSETVSSATFYDSFFDLIKSYLRQDDELRQQSLTGDEEFVE, from the coding sequence TTGGCGCTGTCTGTATCGGGTTGCGGCAGCCTGGACCGCGAGGCCGACAGCCACCGCTACAACGTTGTGGCCCATGAGACCTTTGGATCGTCTGCCACCTATTCACGCCTGTTTGATGCGCCGCCGGAGCGCGCTTGCGAGGCCGCACGCCGCGCGCTGTTGAGCCAGGGTTATCTGATCAACGTCTCCAAGGGCAAAGAGGTCGAAGGCCAAAAGAGCTTCCAGCCAGCGACGGACAACCACCAGATCATCACCATCCGCGTGGTCTGCGCTGCCGACAGCAAGGACGGCAAGGTGACCCTGGGCTTTGTGTCCGCACTCAAGGACACCTACAACCTCAAGAAGAGCAGCAACTCGGCCAGTGTCGGTGTGGGCGCTTTGGGCTCGCTGTCGCTGCCGTTTTCTGCCGGCAATGATTCCATGGTCAAGGTGGGCAGCGAGACGGTGAGCTCGGCCACCTTCTACGACAGTTTCTTTGACCTGATCAAGTCCTACCTGCGCCAGGACGATGAACTGCGCCAGCAAAGCCTGACCGGCGACGAAGAGTTCGTCGAGTAA
- a CDS encoding ArsR/SmtB family transcription factor — MSAKTKASPSPDAMREAAHHAVSALKLLGNEDRLLLLCLLSQGECCVSDMEAQLGIAQPTLSQQLAVLRRENAVSTRREGKNIFYQVADARLLALLQTLYAQYCPAA; from the coding sequence ATGTCTGCAAAAACCAAGGCCTCCCCTTCGCCCGACGCCATGCGCGAGGCAGCGCACCATGCCGTCTCTGCCCTCAAGCTTCTGGGCAATGAGGACCGCTTGCTGCTGCTCTGCCTCCTGAGCCAAGGCGAATGCTGCGTCAGCGATATGGAGGCGCAGCTGGGCATTGCGCAGCCCACCTTGTCGCAGCAGCTCGCCGTGTTGCGGCGCGAAAACGCGGTCAGCACCCGGCGCGAGGGCAAGAACATCTTCTACCAGGTGGCCGATGCGCGCCTGCTGGCGCTGTTGCAGACGCTGTACGCCCAGTACTGCCCGGCAGCCTGA
- a CDS encoding META and DUF4377 domain-containing protein encodes MQRWKLMSLSAAAAMALAACSSTPSSTPAAPATGSTAPAMNVSATDKTLQSYHWDLERAEDQSGRPLPAFTALAPKKVLRLGFSGDAKTAHRVSIGNLCNVMGAGYQLDGDKISITNPIGTMMACEPPLMQLEQAVSAQITRAESLRITQDSNAPRLTLQFNDGSRWLLKSVPTNATKYGSAGETMFYEVAPQTKPCSHGVAKGVQCLQVRELRYDSNGRKTVAGDWQHFYGNIEGYQHEPGYSNVLRVKRYTIANPPADASRYAYVLDLTVETAKAP; translated from the coding sequence ATGCAACGTTGGAAACTGATGAGCCTCAGCGCAGCCGCTGCGATGGCCCTGGCCGCCTGCAGCAGCACCCCATCGTCCACCCCTGCAGCACCTGCCACAGGCAGCACCGCACCCGCCATGAACGTATCTGCCACCGACAAGACCTTGCAGTCCTACCACTGGGACCTGGAGCGCGCCGAAGACCAGTCCGGCCGTCCGCTGCCCGCCTTCACCGCACTGGCCCCCAAGAAGGTGCTGCGCCTGGGCTTCAGCGGCGATGCCAAGACAGCACACCGCGTGAGCATCGGCAACCTCTGCAATGTGATGGGCGCGGGCTACCAGCTCGATGGCGACAAGATCAGCATCACCAACCCGATTGGCACGATGATGGCGTGTGAGCCCCCACTGATGCAGCTCGAGCAGGCAGTGAGCGCACAGATCACACGCGCCGAGAGCCTGCGCATCACGCAGGACAGCAACGCCCCGCGCCTGACCTTGCAGTTCAACGATGGCAGCCGCTGGCTGCTGAAGTCGGTGCCCACCAACGCCACCAAGTACGGCAGCGCCGGGGAGACCATGTTCTATGAAGTGGCCCCCCAGACCAAGCCTTGCAGCCACGGCGTGGCCAAGGGCGTGCAATGCCTGCAGGTGCGTGAGCTGCGCTATGACAGCAACGGCCGCAAGACCGTGGCCGGCGACTGGCAGCATTTCTACGGCAATATCGAAGGCTACCAGCACGAACCCGGCTACAGCAATGTGCTGCGCGTGAAGCGCTACACCATTGCCAATCCGCCAGCGGACGCGTCGCGCTACGCCTATGTACTGGACTTGACGGTCGAGACCGCCAAGGCCCCTTGA
- a CDS encoding pseudouridine synthase, with amino-acid sequence MSFAIDPAVAHTHAQDCPLPLLWRDEHLVAIYKPAGWLVHRTGLDAGETRFIVQTLRDQIGQHVFPLHRLDKGTCGVLLLALHAEAASRTRSQFENHQIDKRYLAMVRGWAPLQAEVDHALRPDDAPEDAPAQPARTRFARLARLEHAEAYDSRFAGTRLSLVQATPHTGRRHQIRRHLKHIAHPIIGDATHGKGPLNRWWAERLGLQRLWLHAWSLSLQHPYTQAPLHIESGLQFRHTEPTAGMSVPQSHPSLQQWQALLRNPAWSRQA; translated from the coding sequence ATGTCTTTCGCCATCGACCCTGCTGTTGCGCATACCCATGCGCAGGACTGCCCCCTGCCCCTGCTGTGGCGCGACGAGCACCTGGTGGCCATCTACAAACCTGCCGGCTGGCTGGTGCACCGCACGGGCCTGGACGCAGGCGAGACGCGCTTTATCGTGCAGACCTTGCGCGACCAGATCGGCCAGCATGTGTTTCCGCTGCACCGGCTCGACAAGGGCACCTGCGGCGTGCTGCTGCTGGCGCTGCATGCCGAGGCCGCCAGCCGCACGCGCAGCCAGTTTGAGAACCACCAGATCGACAAGCGCTACCTGGCGATGGTGCGCGGCTGGGCGCCGCTGCAAGCGGAGGTCGACCATGCACTGCGCCCCGATGATGCGCCTGAGGACGCGCCCGCCCAGCCGGCCCGGACCCGCTTTGCGCGCCTGGCGAGGCTGGAACACGCCGAGGCCTATGACAGCCGCTTTGCCGGCACGCGGCTGTCCTTGGTCCAGGCGACACCCCACACCGGGCGCCGCCACCAGATCCGCCGCCACCTCAAGCACATCGCCCACCCCATCATTGGCGATGCCACGCATGGCAAGGGCCCATTGAACCGTTGGTGGGCCGAGCGTCTGGGCCTGCAGCGGCTGTGGCTGCATGCCTGGTCGCTGTCGCTGCAGCACCCCTATACGCAGGCACCCTTGCATATTGAAAGTGGGCTGCAGTTCCGGCACACAGAACCCACAGCGGGCATGTCCGTGCCGCAATCGCACCCCAGCCTGCAGCAATGGCAGGCGCTGCTGCGCAACCCGGCCTGGTCGCGGCAAGCCTAG
- a CDS encoding MBL fold metallo-hydrolase yields MRSAPSFGVQAFFDEVTGTVSYVLHDVASREAAVIDPVWDFDAKSGRTSTASAQRIADYLDAERLTLRWVLETHAHADHLSAAQWLRRQMPAGAVRIAAPVVIGQQITQVQKVFGGIYGMEGCIAPQGADFDCLLRDGDVLALGATRIRALGVPGHTPADLAYAVEEGGAAAGAVAAIFVGDTLFMPDVGTARCDFPGGDAHALYRSIGRLLAHPPETLLYVCHDYPPAGRAAAWCSTVAEQRAHNIHVHEGVDEAAFVAMREARDATLAMPQLMLPSVQVNIRAGRLPDADAQGRRFLKLPVDAL; encoded by the coding sequence ATGCGCTCTGCCCCTTCTTTTGGCGTTCAGGCATTTTTTGACGAGGTGACCGGCACCGTCAGCTATGTGCTGCACGATGTGGCCAGCCGCGAGGCGGCAGTCATCGACCCGGTCTGGGACTTTGATGCCAAGAGCGGCCGCACCAGTACCGCATCGGCCCAGCGCATCGCTGATTACCTGGATGCCGAGCGGCTGACGCTGCGCTGGGTGCTGGAGACCCATGCCCATGCAGACCACCTGTCTGCGGCCCAGTGGCTGCGCAGGCAGATGCCCGCAGGCGCGGTGCGCATTGCCGCGCCGGTGGTGATTGGCCAGCAGATCACGCAGGTACAAAAAGTGTTTGGCGGCATCTACGGCATGGAGGGCTGCATCGCACCGCAAGGCGCAGACTTTGACTGCCTGCTGCGCGATGGCGATGTGCTGGCGCTGGGGGCCACTCGCATCCGCGCGCTGGGTGTGCCCGGCCACACGCCGGCGGACCTGGCCTATGCGGTGGAAGAGGGCGGTGCTGCGGCAGGCGCAGTGGCCGCCATTTTTGTCGGCGACACCTTGTTCATGCCCGATGTGGGCACAGCGCGCTGTGATTTCCCTGGCGGCGATGCCCATGCGCTCTACCGCTCGATTGGCCGGCTACTGGCGCACCCGCCAGAGACGCTGCTCTATGTCTGTCACGATTACCCGCCAGCCGGCCGCGCTGCCGCTTGGTGCAGCACGGTGGCCGAGCAGCGTGCGCACAACATCCATGTGCACGAGGGTGTGGACGAGGCCGCTTTTGTCGCGATGCGCGAGGCGCGCGATGCAACGCTGGCGATGCCGCAGCTGATGCTGCCCTCGGTGCAGGTCAATATCCGCGCCGGGCGCCTGCCCGATGCCGATGCGCAGGGCCGGCGTTTTCTCAAGCTGCCAGTCGATGCGCTCTGA